The genomic segment GCATTCACCTCAACAGGCAGCCCAATGCGCGGCAGCAGTGGTTGGCCATCAATAAACGCGTCCATCCAGGTAACTGCGCTGCCTTGTTCGCCTGCAAACAGCAAGCCGCTGTCGAGCATGTGGATATTGTAATCAGTTCCTTTTTTGAAGGCGTTGAGAATGGTTTTCATTGGCCCGGCATACTTCTTCCAAATCTGAACCGTATTCCCGGTATGAATGGCATATTTCTGCAAGGCCCAGAAAAACCACAAAGGCGCATCAACAGAGTTAAAGTTGGCCTTCGTACCATGTCCATCATTTGGAAAAAGTGCTCCATTCATTTCTGAAACCAACGTATCCACCACTTCCCTGAATGTTTTCTCATCATTGATGGTCAGCATCAAACCGGGGAGTGATATGAATGTATCTCTGCTGCGACGACCAAACCACGGATATCCTGCCAATAAATGTACTTTGTCGCCACGCCTTACAATGAACTGTTGCGCGGAGTTATTCATGCAATGTTCAAAACTGCTGCGCGGAATCCTGGAATTTACTTCGGTTGAAAATAATTTTTGAAGGCGTGAAGGAATGATCTCGTTCAGCCCTGCACTGAAATAAATGCTTTCACCTTTTTTGATATCAAGTTCGAAGAAACCCGGGGTATAAAGATCCTCAACTGATTCATATCCCCGAATCCTTTCGCGGATGTACTCGAAATTGTAGTGCCAGTCAGGCACATGTGTGTAGAGGACAGTTTTTGAAAATTGCATGAACAATTGTGTATAACCTGTGTACATGCGTAATTTGATGCCGTTGAGGATGGGTTCGAACTTGGTATCAACAAATACGTTTGCCTTGCTGAGTGAATGTATGTTTCTGAATGCCAGCAATGGCCTGAACCTGATTTTGGTTGGAGAATTTGCTTCAACCAATGTGTATTTGATAATTGTACGGTCGTCGTTACGTGCCAGGAGGATTTCTTTTGTGAGTACAACGCCACCAACCCTGTAAGTAAGCTTTGGTATCGGGTCGGTAGTAAAATTGCGGATATACTTATGGCCTTTTGGATTGTAGTGTTCACCTTCAAATTTATGGATAGCAAGGTTGAATTCAGCATTATGCTGAATCACTGTTTCATCAAACGAAGAAAGCAATACGTGATTGTCGTCGTCAATGCCAGGCTGTGGGGTTACCAGCAAACCATGGTATTTGCGAGTATTGCAGTTTGTTATGGTGGTGCTTGCATAGGCCCCTGCGCGGTTGGCCCGCAGCAGTTCCTTAGGCAGTGAATATTCGAGGTTGATCAGTTGTTCTTTGTCGAACCTTATGTAACTCATATATCAGATGGTTTGGCTAAATGGTACTTAATTGTGCCCGCGAACAAATTTAAGGCAATTCCTATTATGAAGTTACAATATATAGAAATCTTTATAGATTTTTAACGAATAGGCAGGTTAAAACATTATTATGCCGCTAAAAACCAGCTTAAAACCAACAATGCCTCTCTTTGTTCAGCGATTAAACTGATTTGGTTCTCAATAATCCACACCGCCAGGACGCCAGGATTTTAATTAAGAAGAACAAGCAAGTATTAATTGCGGCAAACATCATTATCTCTGTTTCGATTAAGTGGCTTAATATTTAGCACCTACCGGAAAAGCCCCGCTAGGTGCAAAATATTGGTAGAATAAAGAAATCCCCGAATCTGTTTTGTCCACCAGAGGTGGACGACATTTATTAGAAACGCCGAGGAATATTCATGGATTAATTTGTGCAAAGCGGCAATAATTATAAGGTTCGCACGTAATTAATAGCAACAATTAAAGCGTTAAGTGAGCAAATTGAAAAACATAAATAAACTCCTGGCCTGTTGCCCGATTTTGCCGGCTCTGGCTTTTTTACTGATCATCAGTTCCTGCGATCGAAAAGAAATATTTGAAACCGGCCCCGACAGCAAACTCGAGTTTTCGAGCGATACCATCATTTTTGATACAATTTTTACAAGCATTGGAACCGCCACAAGAAACCTGCGTGTGTACAACCCGCATAGCCGCACCATTAAAATCTCAGAGATTCGGCTTGCCAGTGGTGACAATTCCCCTTTCCGGCTGAACGTTGACGGACAGGCAGCTTCCATGCTACAGGACGTAGAAATTGCAGCAAAAGACAGCATGTTTATTTTTATACGTGCCAATATTGATCCCGGTGATCAGAGCGCGCCATTGATTGAAACGGATTCAATTGTTTTTATAACCAACAATAACCTGCAAGACGTCAAGTTGGTAGCCTGGGGCCAGGATGCCTATTTTTACACGAACGCAATCGTTGCCAGCGATTATACTTTCAATAACGACAAACCACATGTAATATACGGATTCCTGGCTGTGGATTCGCTCTTCACACTTACTGTCAACGCCGGGGCACAACTGCATTTTCACCGTGGTTCATTCATGCTTGTTTATCGCGATGCAACCCTGAAAGTAATGGGAACACTCGAAGATCCTGTTGTTTTTCAAAACGATCGTTTGGAAATGTATTACCGGGATTTGCCCGGGCAATGGGGCCATCCGCAGGCCGGTGTGTGCATTTATTTATACCCCGGAAGCGTAAATAATGAAATTCACTACGCAGATATAAAAAACGGCATCGTTGGCATACAGGCTGATACGACCGGAAACTCGCCCAATCCAACATTAAAGCTTTACAACTCTCAAATCAGAAACATGTCGGGCGTAGGATTGCTGGCACGTGGCACACATATCGAGGCCGGTAATACTGTGATCGCCAATTGTGGCGAAAGCGCTATCGCCATTTTGTATGGTGGGGAGTATGACTTCAGGCACATGACCATTGGTAATTACTGGAACCGCAGCGCCAGGCAAAGCACGGCTGTTTTTATCAACAACTACTATTTTTTTGATGGCAGCGAAATATCCCGCGACCTGACCAAAGCTTATTTTGGCAACAGCATCATTTACGGAAATCTTCAGGACGAACTGGAATTGGATGCCGGAACAAGCGGCGCCTTCAATTACACTTTCGACCACTGTTTTATCCGAACCAGGATTCCAATTGGGTCTGACCCAAATTTCATTTCCGTTACTGCCAATGAAGATCCACTGTTTATTGATACGTCTATTCACAACCTGATTCCGGACACTTTATCGCCGGTGATGAATATTGGCAGCGCAACGGTTATCAATAACGCCCTGTTCAACCTCACTTTCGATCTCAAAGGTGTTAACCGTACCACTGATGCAGGGCCCGATCTGGGAGCCCACGAATTTCCGGGTCTGAAATAGGTTCACACAGGCTGTCGCAAACTTTCATAGCAGGCAGTTGTTCAATAGACAAGTGGACAGCAATGCTTTTCTTTTGGCCATGTTCGCCACCTATTTATAAGGTTACCAATTCACAGCCGGGAATGAAGATTTACATCAAGAACATGGTATGTAATCGCTGCATCATGGCAGTTAGCAAAGTGCTTGCTGATCTTGATCTGCACCCGATACACATTGAACTTGGGATGGTTGATCTGGCAGAACAGGAATTACCTCCAGAAAAGCTTTCCAAACTTGACAACATACTTCTAAATCTTGGATTTGAAAGAATTGATGACCGAAAAAGCCGGCTTATTGAAAAAATCAAAACAACTATCATCAACTATATTCACCAATCTGGTGAAGAACAGGCCTTGAACTGGTCATCATTAATTGCTGATGAATTGCTTTACGAATACAATTATCTGAGCAACTTGTTTTCATCCGTTGAAGGAATAACACTCGAACAATATATACTCAGGCAAAAGATAGAAAAAGTGAAAGAGTTACTCACGTATGATGAACTAACCCTCAGTGAAATTGCATGGAAGCTCGGGTATAACAGTGTGGCACATTTAAGCAGCCAGTTCAGGAAAATCACTGGATTTTCACCGAGCAACTTCAAAAAGTTGAGAAACATAAGCCGGCAATCGTTAGATAATCTGTAAATTATAGAACATATACATGTAATTATGTAAATACTAAGGCACTCTCAGGTAGTATTTTTGTACAGCGATTAAAACAGTTATTTAGTCGCTAAAATAAAAACTACAATTATGAAGACTATTTTTTTTATTTCCTTATTCAGCCTGATTTCCCTGACCTCTTTCACCCAGTCTATAAAAACCACAGACTTTAAAGTTTATGGTAATTGTGGAATGTGCGAGAGCCGAATAGAAAAAGCTGCAAAAATTGATGGTGTTACCTCTGCCGAATGGTCGCAGGAATCAAAAATGCTCACCCTTAAATACGATACCCAAAAGGTTAACCTGGATGATGTGCATCAGAAAATTGCTGATGCCGGCCACGATACTGAAAAGGTGTGTGCCCAGGATGAAACTTACAGCAACTTGCATGCTTGCTGCCAATACAAAAGGCCGGAACGCAAAAACGACTAGGATGTACTTTTAGCGCTTCGGTTATAGGACCGACTCCATTTTGCCAACCTTCATAAGACTCAAATTCATGCTCAACAAGCTCATTCGGTTCTTTCTTGAAAACAAACTGGTAACTGTTTTATTGCTTGCCCTTTTTATTGGGTGGGGCATTATTACTTCACCATTTGGGTGGCAAATTGGGGCGTTGCCTTCTGATCCTGTTCCGGTGGATGCCATTCCTGATATTGGCGAAAACCAGCAAATCGTTTTTACCGAATGGATGGGCCGCTCACCGCAGGATATCGAAGACCAGATTTCCTATCCGCTTACCACTTATTTGCTGGGAATTCCGGGTGTTAAGTCCATACGGAGTTCTTCCATTTTCGGATTTTCCAGCATCTTCATCATTTTTGAAGAAGGCATTGAATTTTACTGGTCGCGCTCGCGAATTCTCGAAAAGCTGAGTTCACTTCCATCCAATTTGCTGCCTGAAGGCGTCCAACCAGCGCTTGGCCCTGATGCCACCGCCTTGGGGCAAGTTTACTGGTACACAATTGAAGGCCGTGATAAAGAGGGCAATCCTACAGGTGGCTGGGATTTGCACGAAATCCGTACTGTTCAGGACTTCTATGTAAAATACGGGCTGAATGCCACCGAAGGTGTTTCAGAAGTCGCCTCAATTGGTGGTTTTGTACAGGAATATCAGATTGATGTCAATCCTGATGCATTGAAAGCTTACGACATTCCACTTCACAAAGTGATGTTGGCTGTGCAGAAATCGAACAGGGATGTTGGCGCAAAAACCATTGAAATCAATCAGGCTGAATACCTGGTTCGCGGATTGGGCTATATCAAAAGTGTGGAAGACATTGAAAAAGCAGTTGTAGCTGTTCAGGAAAATGTGCCCATCCGTATTCAGGATATCGGCAAGGTAAGCTTAGGCCCTTCCACCCGACGCGGCGCCCTTGATAAAGACGGTGCCGAGGTAGTTGGAGGCGTTGTAGTTGCCCGTTTTGGCGCTAATCCATTGCAGGTTATTAACAACGTGAAAGATAAAATCGTAGAAATTTCGCCCGGACTGCCAAAAAAGGTGCTTCCTGACGGAACGGAAAGCCAGCTTACTATTGTGCCATTTTACGACCGGTCAGGTCTCATATACGAAACACTGGGAACGCTGGAGGAGGCTATTTCACTCCAAATTTTGATTGTCATTCTAGTCGTCATCGTTATGGTTTACAATCTACGGGCTTCGTTTCTGATTTCCAGTTTATTGCCCATTGCCGTACTGATGGTTTTTATCGCCATGCGCTATTTTGGAGTTGATGCCAACATTGTGGCTTTATCGGGTATTGCTATTGCCATTGGAACAATGGTTGACCTGGGCGTGATCCTTTCGGAGAACATCATCAAGCATGTCGATGAAGCCCCGCCCGGTCAGAAATTGATAACCACCATTTACAACGGCGCTTCCGAGGTAAGTTCTGCAATACTTACCGCGGTTTCAACCACCATAGTGAGTTTTATCCCTGTATTTACCATGCAGGCTGCCGAAGGAAAACTGTTTGGGCCGTTGGCTTTTACCAAAACCTTTGCACTGATAGCAGCACTGATTGTTTCCTTGTTCATTTTGCCCACGCTGGCCCACTGGTTTTTCGGTACCCGCATTAAAAGCCGTTCAATTCGAAAATGGGTGAATTTAATTCTCATTCCCATTGGAATTGCAGCTCTTTTATTCGGGCAAACCTGGGGTGGATTGATGCTGCTGGCTTTTGGATTAGTAGGAGTGTTAAAAGAGTTTAGAGGAGAGAAGTTAGAGGTCAGAAATGAGAAGTTAGACGAAGGCGTTACTTCTAACAAGACCTCAATTCAGGAAAAATTCAAATTATTCGTCCAATGGATTCTTGACCATGCCGAAATTATCATTGTGGTTATTGGTGTAATCTGGCTGCTGGCCAAATACTGGCTTCCGCTGGGTCCTGCCAAAAGTCTGGTATTGAATGTGACGTTTGTCGCCTTGATTGTGATTTTTATTTTAGGATTCTTTACCATGCTGGAGTATTTCTACAAACCAATACTTCGCTGGTGTCTGGATCACAAAATTACTTTCTTGTTGATACCTTCCTTCCTGATCCTTTTCGGGGCAATTACCTGGATGGGGTTCAACAATATTTTTGGTTTTGTGGCCAAAGGTTATGATACAGTTGGATGGAATATCCGCACCACCAAAATATGGTCTGGTTTAGCCCATACTTTTCCCGCAATCGGAAAAGAATTCATGCCTTCACTCAACGAAGGCAGTTTCCTGTACATGCCCACTTCCATGCCCCATTCTGGTTTTGAATACAACCGAAAAGTTTTAGGGCAACTGGATATGCTAATTTCCAACATTCCTGAGGTGGAAATTACTGTGGGAAAATTAGGAAGGGTAGAGTCGGCGCTTGATCCGGCGCCCATTTCAATGTATGAAAACGTGATAAACTATCGTCCGGAGTACATGCTCAACGAACGAGGGCACCGGATGCGGTTTAAGGTGGATAAAAATGACCGGTTTATACTCAGCAACGGAGACTCACTTACCAATGAAGAAGCTTTAAAACGTAGTGTAACCAATCAGGAACTAATACCCGACGGCAAGGGGAATTATTACCGCAACTGGCGGCTTGAAATCAAATCGCCCGACGACATTTGGAATGAAATAGTAAGAGTTGCTAAAATCCCGGGGGTTACCTCTGCGCCAAAGCTGCAGCCCATTGAAACACGGCTGGTGATGTTGCAAACAGGTATGCGCGCCCCTATGGGGATTAAAGTGTATGGCCCCGACCTGCCGACCATTGAAGCATTTGGGATGCAACTGGAAGCGGTATTAAAAGAAGTACCATCGGTTAAGGCCGAAGCGGTATTTGCCGATCGTATCGTAGGCAAACCTTACCTGCATCTCAACATCAACCGCGATGAGATTTCGCGCTATGGTTTAAACATTGAAGATGTCCAGCAAACCATCGAAACGGCCATTGGAGGTATGACAATCACTTCTACGGTTGAGGGGCGTGAACGTTTTCCGGTGAGGGTGCGCTATCCCCGCGAACTTCGGGATGACCCTGAATCCTTGGGAAAAATTTTAATTCCAACACCAACAGGTGCACAAATACCAATCTCCCAGATTGTGGACTTTGAATATGTAAAAGGTCCGCAAGCAATCAAAAGTGAGGAGACTTTTTTGGTGGGTTATGTTTTGTTTGACAAACGGGATGGTTTTTCTGAGGTAGCAGTGGTTAACGATGCGCAAAATACAATTCAGGCCCGGATTGATTCAGGGGAATTAAATGTTCCGGCTGGAATCAGTTATAAGTTTTCGGGAAGTTACGAGAACCAGGTACGGGCTGAAAAGCGCCTTTCTATCATTGTCCCCCTGGTGTTGGTCATTGTATTTCTGATTCTCTACTTCCAGTTTAAGTCTGTTACTACCTCCCTCATGGTCTTTTCAGGCATTGCCATGGCCTTTAGCGGTGGATTTATAATGATATGGCTATATGGGCAGGGCTGGTTTGTTGACTTCTCCATTTTTGGTGCCAACATGCGGGAGCTTTTCCAGATGCACACCATCAACCTGAGTGTGGCGGTTTGGGTGGGTTTTATTGCCCTGTTTGGGATTGCTACCGACGACGGCGTTCTTATGGCCACCTACTTGGACCAAAGCTTCGCCCGGAACAAAACCAATAATCTGAAAGGCATACGGGCGGCTGTGGTGGAAGCAGGCTACCGAAGGATTAAACCTGCGGTAATGACTTCGGCAACAACAATTATTGCATTGCTGCCAATTTTGACCTCAACCGGCCGCGGTGCCGATATTATGATTCCCATGGCCATACCGGCTTTTGGAGGGATGATTTTTGCAGCGGTTACTTATTTTATTGTACCTGTGCTTTATAGCTTGAGGGAAGAGAGAAAATTAAAAAGGATACAATCATGAAGTTCATAATAAATATTATAATTCTGATGCTTCTGAGAACTTCAGCAGGGCAAACCCAAACCCTGGATGATTATTTCAGAATTGCTGCCGAAAACAATCCCGGCCTGCAAGCCAAATACAAGGAGTTTGAAGCTTCGTTGCAAAAAGTACCACAGCTAAGCACGTTGTCCGACCCAACTTTTACTTTCGGTTACTTCATTTCGCCTGTTGAGACTGGGGTGGGGCCGCAACGGGCAAGATTTTCACTGACCCAGATGTTTCCCTGGTTTGGTACACTTAAGGCACAAGGTGATGCCGCTGCTTCACTGGCCGAGGCCAAATACCAGTCGTTTCTGGATGCACGCAACCAATTGTTTTATCAGGTTGCAGCGGCTTACTATCCACTTTACGAACTCAAGCAGTGGAAAAAGATTGAACAGGAAAACATCGACATTCTGGAATCATATAAAAACATTGCCAATTCAAAGTTTAAAAGCGGCACCGCGCCCATGGTGGATGTGCTGAGGGTGGATATTATGCTGAAAGATGCCACAACCAGTCTGAGTATTCTGAATCAGAAAGAAAAACCACTTCGCACCTTGTTT from the Bacteroidales bacterium genome contains:
- a CDS encoding glycogen debranching enzyme family protein, with the protein product MSYIRFDKEQLINLEYSLPKELLRANRAGAYASTTITNCNTRKYHGLLVTPQPGIDDDNHVLLSSFDETVIQHNAEFNLAIHKFEGEHYNPKGHKYIRNFTTDPIPKLTYRVGGVVLTKEILLARNDDRTIIKYTLVEANSPTKIRFRPLLAFRNIHSLSKANVFVDTKFEPILNGIKLRMYTGYTQLFMQFSKTVLYTHVPDWHYNFEYIRERIRGYESVEDLYTPGFFELDIKKGESIYFSAGLNEIIPSRLQKLFSTEVNSRIPRSSFEHCMNNSAQQFIVRRGDKVHLLAGYPWFGRRSRDTFISLPGLMLTINDEKTFREVVDTLVSEMNGALFPNDGHGTKANFNSVDAPLWFFWALQKYAIHTGNTVQIWKKYAGPMKTILNAFKKGTDYNIHMLDSGLLFAGEQGSAVTWMDAFIDGQPLLPRIGLPVEVNALWYNAIMFALECAGSAKDKTFINEWQPIADMIPEAFTSAFWDAEKGYLADFVHGEYKDWSVRPNMVMAASLDYSPVSEEIRKLLLDIVRSELLTSRGLRTLSPKNKNYQSVYAGDQSARDRACYQGTAWPWLMGHFAEAYLKIHGRSAIHLINNLYAGFEETITEHGIGSISELFDGDPPHKPGGAISMAWSVAEVLRMGQLLNEFEDEFKMKEDNV
- a CDS encoding helix-turn-helix transcriptional regulator translates to MKIYIKNMVCNRCIMAVSKVLADLDLHPIHIELGMVDLAEQELPPEKLSKLDNILLNLGFERIDDRKSRLIEKIKTTIINYIHQSGEEQALNWSSLIADELLYEYNYLSNLFSSVEGITLEQYILRQKIEKVKELLTYDELTLSEIAWKLGYNSVAHLSSQFRKITGFSPSNFKKLRNISRQSLDNL
- a CDS encoding heavy-metal-associated domain-containing protein encodes the protein MKTIFFISLFSLISLTSFTQSIKTTDFKVYGNCGMCESRIEKAAKIDGVTSAEWSQESKMLTLKYDTQKVNLDDVHQKIADAGHDTEKVCAQDETYSNLHACCQYKRPERKND
- a CDS encoding efflux RND transporter permease subunit, encoding MLNKLIRFFLENKLVTVLLLALFIGWGIITSPFGWQIGALPSDPVPVDAIPDIGENQQIVFTEWMGRSPQDIEDQISYPLTTYLLGIPGVKSIRSSSIFGFSSIFIIFEEGIEFYWSRSRILEKLSSLPSNLLPEGVQPALGPDATALGQVYWYTIEGRDKEGNPTGGWDLHEIRTVQDFYVKYGLNATEGVSEVASIGGFVQEYQIDVNPDALKAYDIPLHKVMLAVQKSNRDVGAKTIEINQAEYLVRGLGYIKSVEDIEKAVVAVQENVPIRIQDIGKVSLGPSTRRGALDKDGAEVVGGVVVARFGANPLQVINNVKDKIVEISPGLPKKVLPDGTESQLTIVPFYDRSGLIYETLGTLEEAISLQILIVILVVIVMVYNLRASFLISSLLPIAVLMVFIAMRYFGVDANIVALSGIAIAIGTMVDLGVILSENIIKHVDEAPPGQKLITTIYNGASEVSSAILTAVSTTIVSFIPVFTMQAAEGKLFGPLAFTKTFALIAALIVSLFILPTLAHWFFGTRIKSRSIRKWVNLILIPIGIAALLFGQTWGGLMLLAFGLVGVLKEFRGEKLEVRNEKLDEGVTSNKTSIQEKFKLFVQWILDHAEIIIVVIGVIWLLAKYWLPLGPAKSLVLNVTFVALIVIFILGFFTMLEYFYKPILRWCLDHKITFLLIPSFLILFGAITWMGFNNIFGFVAKGYDTVGWNIRTTKIWSGLAHTFPAIGKEFMPSLNEGSFLYMPTSMPHSGFEYNRKVLGQLDMLISNIPEVEITVGKLGRVESALDPAPISMYENVINYRPEYMLNERGHRMRFKVDKNDRFILSNGDSLTNEEALKRSVTNQELIPDGKGNYYRNWRLEIKSPDDIWNEIVRVAKIPGVTSAPKLQPIETRLVMLQTGMRAPMGIKVYGPDLPTIEAFGMQLEAVLKEVPSVKAEAVFADRIVGKPYLHLNINRDEISRYGLNIEDVQQTIETAIGGMTITSTVEGRERFPVRVRYPRELRDDPESLGKILIPTPTGAQIPISQIVDFEYVKGPQAIKSEETFLVGYVLFDKRDGFSEVAVVNDAQNTIQARIDSGELNVPAGISYKFSGSYENQVRAEKRLSIIVPLVLVIVFLILYFQFKSVTTSLMVFSGIAMAFSGGFIMIWLYGQGWFVDFSIFGANMRELFQMHTINLSVAVWVGFIALFGIATDDGVLMATYLDQSFARNKTNNLKGIRAAVVEAGYRRIKPAVMTSATTIIALLPILTSTGRGADIMIPMAIPAFGGMIFAAVTYFIVPVLYSLREERKLKRIQS